A stretch of Ranitomeya variabilis isolate aRanVar5 chromosome 3, aRanVar5.hap1, whole genome shotgun sequence DNA encodes these proteins:
- the LOC143818115 gene encoding gastricsin-like: MKCLILAFICLHLSEGIVKVPLKRFKSMREVMSEHGIKAPKVDPASKYYNQLAVAYEPLANYMDMSYYGEISIGTPPQNFLVLFDTGSSNLWVASTYCQSQACTNHPLFNPSQSSTYSSNNQQFSLQYGTGSLTGVLGYDTVSIQNIAISQQEFGLSETEPGTNFVYSQFDGILGLAYPSIAEGGATTVMQEMIQQNLIDQPLFGFYLSGQESTQDGGEVAFGGVDQNYYSGQITWTPVTSETYWQIGIQGFAINGQATGWCSQGCQGIVDTGTSLLTAPQGEFSSLMQSIGAQQDQNGQYAVSCDNIQSLPTISFTISGVSFPLPPSAYVLQNNGYCTVGIMPTYLPSQDGQPLWILGDVFLREYYSVYDLGNNQVGFASAA; this comes from the exons ATGAAGTGTTTAATTCTTGCTTTCATTTGCCTCCACCTCTCAGAGGGGATTGTTAA AGTCCCCCTGAAAAGGTTCAAATCCATGAGAGAGGTGATGAGTGAGCATGGCATCAAAGCTCCAAAGGTGGACCCAGCTTCAAAGTATTACAACCAGCTGGCCGTTGCTTATGAGCCTCTGGCTAACTATATGGAT ATGTCATACTATGGAGAAATCAGCATTGGCACACCTCCCCAGAACTTCCTCGTTCTGTTTGACACTGGATCCTCAAACTTGTGGGTAGCCTCAACCTATTGTCAAAGCCAGGCATGCA CCAATCACCCTCTCTTCAACCCAAGTCAGTCTTCTACTTATTCTTCAAACAACCagcagttttctctgcagtacgGAACTGGAAGCTTGACCGGAGTCCTGGGATATGACACTGTTTCT ATCCAAAATATAGCTATTTCCCAACAAGAGTTTGGCTTGAGTGAGACTGAGCCTGGAACCAACTTTGTATACTCACAGTTTGATGGTATTCTGGGTCTAGCTTATCCATCTATTGCGGAAGGAGGAGCCACCACCGTAATGCAGGAAATGATCCAGCAGAATCTTATTGATCAGCCTTTATTTGGTTTCTACCTTAGCGG CCAGGAGAGCACTCAAGATGGTGGTGAAGTAGcttttggaggagttgatcagaactACTACTCAGGACAAATCACTTGGACTCCTGTCACCTCTGAAACATATTGGCAAATTGGAATTCAGGG GTTCGCCATCAATGGGCAAGCTACTGGATGGTGTAGCCAAGGATGCCAGGGTATCGTTGACACCGGGACTTCTCTGCTGACAGCCCCTCAAGGAGAATTCTCCTCCCTCATGCAATCCATTGGTGCACAACAAGATCAAAATGGACAG TATGCCGTTTCCTGTGATAACATTCAGAGTCTTCCCACAATTAGCTTCACGATTAGTGGAGTTTCATTTCCACTTCCACCATCTGCCTACGTTCTTCAG AACAATGGCTACTGCACTGTTGGTATTATGCCAACTTACCTGCCTTCTCAGGATGGACAGCCACTTTGGATCCTTGGTGATGTCTTCCTCAGGGAGTACTACTCTGTATATGATCTGGGAAATAACCAAGTTGGTTTTGCTTCTGCTGCATAA